The Leucobacter sp. UCMA 4100 genome window below encodes:
- the galE gene encoding UDP-glucose 4-epimerase GalE, translating to MKVLITGGAGYIGTHTALVLLQNGMDVVVVDDLSAGSAAGIRRVQDLAARQLRLVVTDLTDAIATEQALSGVDFDAVIHLAGVKAVGDSMLHPVRYFRQNLDSLLTVLELMQRRGIAKLVFSSSATVYSAPHAPLLNEAHSTGTGAMSPYARSKAMCEQIICDTSASWPELDATILRYFNPIGAHPSGCIGEDPRGTPNNLLPFLTQVAVGRREVLSVFGTDYDTPDGTAIRDYLHVLDIADGHAAALNATESGTRIINLGSGVGHSVLEVITAFTRAIGFTVRWDPAPRRPGDVARLVADPLRAKTLLGWTPSRTLEEACRDAWEWQAANPRGYGNMD from the coding sequence GTGAAGGTGCTCATCACTGGCGGAGCGGGATACATCGGAACCCATACTGCGCTGGTGCTTCTGCAGAACGGCATGGATGTCGTTGTCGTTGATGATCTATCCGCAGGGAGCGCTGCAGGCATTCGGAGGGTACAGGATCTCGCAGCGCGACAGCTGCGACTCGTCGTCACGGATCTCACAGATGCAATCGCTACCGAACAGGCGCTCAGCGGTGTGGACTTCGACGCAGTCATCCATCTCGCTGGAGTGAAAGCAGTTGGTGATTCCATGCTCCACCCCGTCCGCTACTTTCGGCAGAATCTCGATTCACTGTTGACGGTGCTCGAGCTGATGCAACGGCGCGGGATCGCGAAGCTGGTGTTCAGTTCATCGGCCACCGTATACAGCGCACCGCACGCGCCACTCCTCAACGAAGCACACAGCACCGGTACCGGCGCGATGAGTCCCTATGCGCGATCGAAAGCGATGTGCGAGCAGATCATCTGCGACACGTCTGCGTCTTGGCCGGAGCTTGACGCCACCATCCTGCGCTACTTCAACCCGATCGGCGCACACCCCAGCGGATGTATCGGCGAGGATCCCCGCGGCACACCGAACAACCTGCTCCCTTTTCTGACGCAAGTTGCCGTCGGCAGGAGGGAAGTTCTCTCTGTGTTCGGAACGGACTATGACACACCCGATGGCACCGCGATTCGCGACTATCTTCACGTTCTCGACATCGCAGATGGCCACGCTGCCGCCCTCAACGCCACGGAATCGGGTACTCGAATCATCAATCTCGGATCGGGCGTGGGACATAGCGTGCTCGAGGTGATTACCGCATTCACGCGCGCCATCGGGTTCACAGTGCGATGGGATCCGGCGCCCCGGCGCCCCGGCGACGTCGCACGTCTTGTCGCAGACCCTTTGCGAGCCAAGACACTTCTCGGATGGACCCCGTCACGAACGCTCGAGGAAGCATGCCGGGACGCCTGGGAGTGGCAAGCGGCCAACCCTCGGGGCTACGGCAACATGGATTGA
- a CDS encoding copper resistance protein CopC has protein sequence MSTLIAGKHAPRQGSALVLRALAALLLGGLLTLTGAQAASAHAELLSTTPENGAVLDEAPAEAVLTFNEPVQLIDGSIRLFPGDDNPLTLDAHVTNTSVIAALPADLADAGYALSYRVVSADGHPISGAITFTIGDGQADSATAPIVETATPPDTQFAVSALTALQYLSLLVFAGLILFERLVLRSTAPPEYWSRNILRLTGIGAGTASLLLIPTSALNVTGNPLTAVIDPTAWWSGVLWAPVAAAIIVCAGLAGAAVLSMRQQERRGMRLLAVLPPLLALAAPVLAGHTQLMEPRALIIAADLGHLLAGSFWTGGVLGLLLFLAATRVTSTQEARTAPTLAAKVVQRFSRGAVWSVFILAVSGTLMGIMIVGSLDALVTTSYGLTLLLKIGIIIPVIAIAAYNRTRLLPRIASRPTARMQWQTLTRTLSYEAALLIAILLLTGFLTNLSPTHEHHDTPTENTAATAQTVTIDADAQGLSLRGELEPAVAGENRITFTLEYDAEPVTPDEVTIRTHQAEHDLGPFQTTAELDPATGQYSADLDMPVTGEWEIQVLARVSTFAQPIVTISVTVN, from the coding sequence GTGAGCACTCTCATCGCCGGGAAACACGCACCGCGACAGGGTTCCGCCCTGGTCCTCCGTGCGCTGGCAGCCCTCCTCCTAGGAGGACTGCTGACGCTGACGGGAGCGCAGGCAGCGTCCGCGCATGCCGAGTTGCTGTCCACGACACCGGAGAACGGTGCCGTGCTCGATGAGGCTCCCGCTGAGGCGGTGCTGACGTTCAACGAGCCCGTACAGCTCATCGACGGCAGCATCCGCCTGTTTCCCGGCGATGACAACCCCCTCACCCTCGACGCGCACGTCACCAACACCAGCGTCATCGCCGCGCTCCCCGCCGACCTAGCGGATGCGGGCTACGCGCTGAGCTACCGCGTCGTCTCAGCAGACGGGCACCCCATCTCCGGCGCGATCACCTTCACCATCGGAGACGGCCAGGCGGACAGCGCGACGGCTCCCATCGTGGAAACCGCGACACCTCCAGACACCCAGTTCGCCGTCAGCGCCCTGACGGCACTGCAATACCTCTCGCTCCTGGTCTTCGCCGGCCTGATCCTGTTCGAGCGACTGGTGCTGCGCAGCACAGCACCACCTGAATACTGGTCCAGGAACATCCTGCGACTGACCGGCATCGGAGCGGGAACCGCCTCGCTGCTGCTCATACCCACGTCAGCGCTCAACGTGACCGGAAACCCACTGACCGCGGTGATCGATCCGACTGCATGGTGGTCGGGTGTCCTCTGGGCACCGGTCGCTGCGGCCATCATCGTATGCGCAGGACTCGCCGGAGCCGCCGTACTATCGATGCGTCAGCAGGAGCGCAGGGGGATGCGCCTGCTCGCCGTGCTGCCGCCGCTCCTCGCGCTGGCTGCGCCCGTGCTCGCCGGACACACCCAACTGATGGAACCGCGAGCACTGATCATCGCCGCCGACCTCGGACACCTTCTCGCCGGCTCCTTCTGGACAGGAGGAGTCCTCGGCCTCCTCCTATTCCTCGCCGCCACCCGCGTGACCAGTACCCAAGAGGCACGTACCGCACCGACTCTCGCCGCGAAGGTCGTGCAGAGGTTCTCCCGCGGCGCGGTCTGGAGCGTCTTTATCCTCGCAGTCAGCGGAACTCTCATGGGCATCATGATCGTCGGAAGCCTCGACGCTCTCGTCACGACCAGCTACGGGCTCACCCTCCTGCTCAAGATCGGGATCATCATCCCCGTCATCGCGATCGCCGCCTACAACAGAACCCGACTCCTCCCACGCATCGCGTCACGACCGACCGCACGCATGCAATGGCAGACGCTGACCCGAACCCTCAGCTACGAAGCCGCACTCCTCATTGCCATTCTGCTCCTGACCGGCTTCCTCACCAATCTCAGCCCCACACACGAACACCACGACACGCCAACCGAGAACACGGCCGCCACCGCTCAGACCGTCACTATCGACGCGGATGCCCAGGGGCTATCGCTGCGGGGCGAGCTCGAACCAGCGGTGGCCGGCGAGAACAGGATCACCTTCACACTCGAATACGACGCCGAACCAGTCACGCCCGACGAAGTGACCATTCGCACCCACCAGGCCGAGCACGATCTCGGGCCGTTCCAGACCACAGCTGAACTCGACCCAGCAACCGGTCAATACTCCGCGGATCTAGACATGCCCGTCACCGGAGAATGGGAGATACAAGTGCTCGCCCGCGTATCCACCTTCGCGCAGCCGATCGTCACGATATCCGTCACGGTCAACTAG
- a CDS encoding YcnI family copper-binding membrane protein, whose translation MNTRRTKRPLLIGTGALAATAALVLGGAVAANAHVSIAEGPVEAGSYSILTFSVPHGCDGAATTEVAIQIPEGINAVTPTRNSLYTVEKVMEDLDTPITDSHGNEVTERVAQVVYTAATPLPDGQRDAFELSLQIPEDAADTALYFPTVQTCEQGETAWVQIPEEGQDGHDLDAPAPSVDVVAASDAGSHGHGDNTDATVDAHDEDSASAEAPADQTPLVVTSLTVGSIGLIVAVIALLRGRKKA comes from the coding sequence ATGAACACACGACGCACCAAGAGGCCCCTTCTGATCGGAACCGGAGCCCTCGCGGCTACTGCCGCACTGGTTCTGGGCGGTGCCGTCGCTGCGAACGCACACGTCAGTATCGCGGAAGGCCCGGTGGAGGCGGGCTCGTACTCGATCCTCACGTTCAGCGTGCCACATGGATGCGATGGGGCTGCGACGACGGAGGTGGCGATCCAGATCCCCGAGGGCATCAACGCCGTCACACCCACCCGCAACAGCCTGTACACCGTCGAGAAGGTGATGGAAGACCTCGACACCCCGATCACTGACAGCCACGGCAACGAGGTCACCGAACGCGTCGCGCAGGTCGTCTACACGGCGGCGACGCCGCTCCCCGATGGGCAGCGAGACGCGTTCGAACTCTCGCTGCAGATCCCCGAGGACGCCGCCGACACCGCCCTGTACTTCCCGACTGTGCAGACCTGCGAGCAGGGCGAGACCGCCTGGGTGCAGATCCCGGAAGAAGGCCAGGACGGCCACGATCTGGACGCGCCAGCCCCCAGCGTCGACGTCGTCGCAGCCAGTGACGCAGGATCGCACGGGCACGGTGACAACACTGACGCCACCGTCGATGCGCACGACGAGGATTCGGCATCCGCGGAGGCTCCTGCAGATCAGACGCCGCTCGTTGTAACCTCGCTCACCGTCGGCAGTATCGGCCTCATCGTCGCTGTCATCGCGCTGCTGAGGGGACGCAAGAAGGCGTGA
- a CDS encoding DUF5134 domain-containing protein, protein MLSDPVLQWTLTLAFSATAAYATLRLFTDRKPLLIVGNALHLVMSLVMIAMCWPWWTVLPPLPQTLFFSAGTAWFGAIVLLQTRRRITRAAVGGHSAWHQVAHAGMMLAMVWMILAMPSGTDATMHAHHHGGLEPWAALTGVAITAALTTSGVLFLVELIRCLRGRTTWLGHTGDVASGTLMSFGMAAMCWPMITG, encoded by the coding sequence ATGCTGTCTGACCCGGTGCTCCAATGGACGCTGACACTCGCCTTCTCCGCGACCGCCGCCTACGCAACACTGCGACTCTTCACAGACCGCAAGCCGCTGCTCATCGTGGGCAACGCTCTGCACCTGGTGATGAGCCTCGTGATGATCGCCATGTGCTGGCCGTGGTGGACCGTACTGCCGCCACTCCCGCAGACGCTCTTCTTCTCGGCCGGCACGGCCTGGTTCGGTGCGATCGTGCTCCTCCAGACGCGGCGTCGCATCACCCGGGCTGCCGTGGGCGGACACAGCGCGTGGCATCAGGTGGCACACGCGGGCATGATGCTCGCGATGGTCTGGATGATCCTCGCGATGCCTTCCGGAACCGACGCCACGATGCATGCCCACCACCATGGCGGACTCGAGCCGTGGGCCGCCCTGACAGGGGTTGCCATCACCGCGGCGCTGACGACATCCGGCGTCCTTTTTCTCGTCGAGCTCATCCGCTGCCTGCGCGGTCGCACGACCTGGCTCGGACACACCGGCGACGTCGCTTCCGGGACTCTCATGAGCTTCGGCATGGCAGCGATGTGCTGGCCGATGATCACCGGCTAA
- a CDS encoding copper chaperone PCu(A)C, translating into MLHLEHGWVRAGRDDVTGFFGTLHNSSELEITVRGGRSPAANAVELHDIIQHDGRKQMTQLANGITIPAQGSITLTPGGLHGMLIGLDHRLNDGERVQIALETNTAHVELTLTARRRPPTTSL; encoded by the coding sequence ATGCTCCATCTCGAACACGGATGGGTGAGGGCAGGCCGTGATGACGTCACCGGCTTCTTCGGCACCCTCCACAACAGCAGTGAGTTAGAGATCACCGTTCGCGGCGGGCGCAGCCCCGCCGCGAACGCGGTCGAACTCCACGACATCATCCAACACGACGGGCGAAAGCAGATGACCCAGCTCGCAAACGGGATCACTATTCCTGCCCAAGGCAGCATCACACTCACTCCCGGCGGGCTGCACGGTATGCTCATCGGCCTCGATCACCGCCTCAACGATGGCGAACGGGTGCAGATCGCCTTGGAGACGAACACTGCTCACGTCGAGCTCACCCTGACGGCACGTCGCCGCCCACCGACAACGTCACTCTGA
- a CDS encoding metal ABC transporter solute-binding protein, Zn/Mn family, translating to MATHTRARAGLALLTTATLALLTGCATAPGANGTAPTQEESVTVVASTTWQGMFATAAGAENVTIIVPPSAQHAAEYDPTPSDLTKLTGADFVLYSDFESFVPTLTDAADADAELIAVNADNAPENVIAEVTRLGEAFGTTEEAEAWVAEFKTALDEFRDEIHTALGDHADPVIVSQVYTTWLADLITDDVRSFGPSQPTVREVADLTGAAPRLVLDNIHMTSGRVLPDSDAIQVNVVNYPEKDLDVIALYRLNVDKIIAALGGHTLDEITDGGHGARGESDHGSHGTDNQDHGSDNDNGHDH from the coding sequence ATGGCAACCCACACCCGAGCCCGCGCCGGTCTCGCACTCCTGACCACAGCCACCCTCGCGCTCCTCACTGGATGCGCCACCGCACCGGGGGCGAATGGCACCGCTCCGACGCAGGAGGAAAGCGTCACCGTGGTAGCATCCACGACCTGGCAGGGTATGTTCGCTACCGCCGCAGGAGCGGAGAACGTCACCATCATCGTCCCACCCTCCGCGCAGCATGCCGCCGAGTACGACCCGACCCCGAGCGACCTGACGAAGCTCACCGGAGCTGACTTCGTGCTCTACAGCGACTTCGAATCCTTCGTGCCCACGCTCACGGACGCCGCCGACGCGGACGCCGAACTCATCGCCGTGAACGCCGACAACGCCCCCGAGAACGTCATCGCTGAAGTCACCCGTCTCGGCGAGGCGTTCGGCACCACTGAAGAGGCCGAAGCATGGGTTGCTGAGTTCAAGACTGCGCTCGATGAATTCCGTGACGAGATCCACACCGCTCTCGGCGACCACGCTGATCCTGTAATCGTCTCTCAGGTGTACACCACCTGGCTTGCCGACCTGATCACCGATGACGTGCGCTCCTTCGGCCCGTCACAGCCCACCGTCCGCGAAGTCGCAGACCTCACCGGAGCTGCACCTCGGCTCGTGCTCGACAACATCCACATGACCAGTGGACGCGTACTGCCCGACTCTGACGCGATCCAGGTCAACGTCGTCAACTATCCAGAGAAAGACCTCGATGTCATCGCTCTCTACCGCCTCAACGTCGACAAGATCATCGCCGCACTGGGAGGCCACACCTTGGACGAAATCACCGACGGCGGTCACGGGGCTCGTGGCGAGAGCGATCACGGATCACACGGCACTGATAACCAAGACCACGGCTCCGACAACGACAACGGTCACGACCACTAA
- a CDS encoding metal ABC transporter permease, with protein sequence MIGWEQFIEVMGMPAVQRAAIALLVGSIGLPLVGVMIIGLNIVPVRFAMMHVALLGIAVGIVTGLDPLLCALVACAITGGALTPLARTPGGLSGATGLLMSMAMAAALLLIAISGINAAHTFGLLWGSILGVSIGDIVLVSALAIAVPALLIWGRGRIAVLFASRELAVAAGIRVNLLTGAMLVLIAIAIATGMQLTGALLVDALTLLPALAARRLGRTLRSICWWAVIISLASSTIGFLVAILFDLPPGPVLVLVAGAIALAVNLTPKKGTTPSWQPTPEPAPVSHS encoded by the coding sequence GTGATCGGCTGGGAGCAGTTCATCGAAGTGATGGGGATGCCCGCCGTGCAGCGGGCCGCGATTGCCCTTCTGGTCGGGTCGATAGGCCTTCCGCTGGTGGGGGTGATGATCATCGGACTGAACATCGTTCCCGTCCGTTTTGCGATGATGCACGTCGCACTCCTCGGCATCGCTGTCGGTATCGTCACTGGGTTGGACCCGTTGCTATGTGCGCTCGTGGCGTGCGCGATCACCGGTGGCGCACTGACTCCGCTTGCGCGCACCCCTGGCGGGCTATCGGGCGCGACCGGGTTGCTGATGAGCATGGCGATGGCCGCAGCTCTGCTGTTGATCGCGATCTCCGGGATCAACGCCGCTCACACGTTCGGGCTGCTGTGGGGATCAATTCTCGGGGTGAGTATTGGCGACATTGTGCTCGTCTCAGCCCTCGCCATTGCCGTACCTGCACTCCTGATCTGGGGCCGAGGCAGAATAGCGGTGCTCTTCGCCAGCCGAGAACTTGCCGTTGCTGCAGGCATCCGGGTGAACCTGCTCACCGGGGCGATGCTCGTCCTTATCGCGATCGCCATCGCCACGGGAATGCAACTCACCGGGGCGCTCCTCGTTGACGCACTCACCCTGCTTCCAGCCCTTGCCGCAAGGCGTCTCGGACGAACCCTGCGGTCGATCTGCTGGTGGGCGGTCATCATCAGCCTGGCGTCCTCGACGATCGGATTCCTCGTCGCGATTCTCTTCGATTTGCCGCCCGGACCCGTTCTTGTCCTCGTCGCCGGCGCGATTGCGCTGGCGGTCAACCTCACCCCAAAGAAAGGCACCACCCCGTCATGGCAACCCACACCCGAGCCCGCGCCGGTCTCGCACTCCTGA
- a CDS encoding ATP-binding cassette domain-containing protein translates to MLDSSALAAAPALSVSSLRVDISGATVLGGVDLSIRAGERVAVLGMNGAGKSSLLRSLLGLIPAQWRGLTIEGVPVTSLASHRRARRRVAWVPQSPAFGDFPVTARDLFDLANARAEAVKVSRRLGVGELVDVPVREVSGGQLQRLLLSRAFGQITRSGGLLLADEPSTGLDSRSLGLLHSLLSKSNAAALVVTHDERLLSACHRVIRVKSGQLVDA, encoded by the coding sequence ATGCTTGATTCTTCGGCGCTCGCCGCTGCCCCCGCGCTTTCGGTATCGTCGCTGCGGGTCGACATCTCCGGCGCAACTGTCCTCGGCGGGGTTGATCTGTCGATCCGCGCTGGCGAGCGGGTAGCGGTGCTGGGTATGAACGGTGCCGGGAAAAGCTCTCTGCTGCGGTCACTGCTCGGGCTGATTCCTGCACAGTGGCGGGGGCTCACCATCGAAGGCGTACCGGTGACCAGCCTGGCATCGCATCGACGGGCTCGCCGGCGCGTAGCTTGGGTGCCGCAATCACCGGCATTCGGAGATTTCCCGGTCACCGCACGCGACCTCTTCGACCTGGCAAATGCCCGCGCGGAAGCGGTAAAGGTGTCTAGACGGCTCGGCGTCGGCGAGCTGGTCGACGTACCCGTCCGGGAGGTCTCCGGCGGGCAGTTGCAGCGGCTGTTGTTGTCGCGCGCGTTCGGTCAAATCACCCGGAGCGGAGGTCTGTTGCTCGCTGACGAGCCGTCAACAGGTTTGGACAGCCGAAGCCTTGGCCTGCTTCACTCGCTCCTCAGCAAGAGCAATGCCGCCGCGCTCGTGGTGACCCATGACGAGCGCCTGCTCTCTGCCTGCCACCGTGTCATCCGTGTGAAATCAGGACAGCTGGTAGACGCGTGA
- a CDS encoding GntR family transcriptional regulator has product MSNLSSGGLRAADSADRVARVLAVEIIDGTHRPGARLVAGEIADRLQVSRVPVREAFRSLARLGLADVVPNKGATVLPEKEPADLVPILEGRLHLEPWAMSYAARNRTNDDLARIAESLDAGLSATLDGDALTAIRAHANLLEYLADAIHQRAAEAALRPLYAQTGAIVTRTIGHIHRAGWDSHRKILHALQRADADAAQDLTKAHLGEMITRVAGT; this is encoded by the coding sequence GTGAGCAATTTATCAAGCGGAGGCCTTCGCGCCGCCGACAGCGCCGACCGTGTTGCTCGCGTGCTGGCGGTGGAGATCATTGACGGGACTCACCGGCCAGGAGCACGCTTGGTGGCCGGGGAGATCGCCGACCGGCTTCAGGTCTCCCGTGTCCCTGTCAGGGAAGCGTTCCGGAGCCTCGCGCGCCTGGGACTCGCGGATGTGGTCCCGAACAAGGGTGCGACGGTGCTCCCCGAGAAGGAGCCCGCCGACCTGGTCCCGATCCTCGAAGGACGGCTTCACCTTGAGCCATGGGCGATGAGTTACGCAGCAAGAAACCGGACAAATGACGACCTCGCCCGCATTGCGGAATCGCTCGACGCTGGGCTATCCGCAACGCTCGACGGGGACGCACTGACCGCGATCCGCGCACATGCGAACCTCCTCGAGTACCTGGCCGACGCCATCCATCAACGCGCCGCCGAAGCCGCCCTCAGGCCCCTCTACGCCCAAACAGGTGCGATCGTCACACGCACGATCGGTCACATTCACCGTGCAGGCTGGGATAGTCATCGGAAGATCCTTCACGCACTGCAACGAGCAGATGCTGACGCGGCGCAGGATCTCACCAAAGCCCATCTGGGTGAAATGATCACCCGCGTGGCGGGGACCTGA
- a CDS encoding glycoside hydrolase family 16 protein, translated as MTIGIAGVIALSACSPAASQGYSHIDKAPVSALSQHSHSQPITAAENSVTTLAVQAQANDSAEVVTDDDNWSTVFFDDFDRSSLGADWSAYTGRPSSDPRTWWDPTMVWLSDGSLVLAGAPSTGHTNLWRTGAVSNWKAAQTYGKWEVRFRAHASQVLSYHFLLWPQAESWPPEIDITEGYSRERTNSQSFLHWIDESGTRQQTSFSVNGNFSEWNTVAVEWTPDVVRFSLNGQAYGEATGLAVPHAPMFLALQTETRLAGSMQGQSRQTQFVWIDWVRISAPDSQELAPD; from the coding sequence GTGACCATCGGGATCGCCGGGGTGATCGCGCTCTCCGCCTGCTCACCGGCTGCATCACAGGGATACTCACATATCGACAAGGCGCCGGTAAGCGCCCTCAGTCAGCACAGCCACAGCCAACCCATCACCGCTGCGGAGAACAGTGTTACGACGTTAGCCGTCCAGGCACAGGCCAACGACAGTGCAGAAGTTGTGACCGACGATGACAACTGGTCTACGGTCTTCTTCGACGACTTCGACCGCAGCTCTCTCGGTGCCGACTGGTCCGCGTACACAGGAAGGCCGAGCTCAGATCCGCGCACCTGGTGGGATCCCACGATGGTGTGGCTCAGCGACGGATCACTCGTTCTTGCCGGCGCCCCGTCCACCGGGCATACGAACTTGTGGCGCACCGGCGCGGTCTCCAACTGGAAAGCCGCACAGACCTACGGGAAATGGGAGGTGCGTTTCCGTGCCCACGCCAGCCAGGTCCTCAGCTACCACTTCCTCTTGTGGCCGCAGGCAGAAAGCTGGCCTCCCGAGATCGACATCACCGAAGGATACTCACGAGAACGAACGAACTCACAGTCCTTCCTGCACTGGATTGACGAGAGCGGAACCCGGCAGCAGACGAGCTTCTCCGTCAACGGCAACTTCTCAGAGTGGAATACCGTAGCCGTGGAATGGACTCCAGACGTAGTCCGCTTCTCCCTCAACGGCCAAGCCTACGGCGAAGCTACAGGGTTGGCAGTACCGCACGCGCCGATGTTCCTTGCCCTGCAGACAGAGACCCGCCTCGCTGGGTCGATGCAAGGGCAGAGCAGACAGACTCAATTTGTGTGGATTGACTGGGTTCGGATATCCGCACCGGACAGTCAAGAGCTGGCCCCGGACTAA
- a CDS encoding glycosyltransferase family 2 protein, producing MTPWPEVSVIVPFRNAAADLPDAFTQLARLKGPVEILLIDDASTDNGLELAESYSRNDPRTRVVRRTTAGGSTRSRMAGVDAARGDYIWFCDVDDEWETDIVTTLLHEATSHDADLVACRAERVEADGRRWIMEGSPQALSASGHELSSLVWTGQLRGYLWNKLIRRTLIPPLQREPLSSQDDFLMILDILEHTHRVRLIPDIKYRYLEQTDSISTGATLRRENIQRCRNEAMQRLLPAHPTQREQRNADAFTLWFYLVPAIATPVHRGWANEDATAVRKELTSQIVWRTILHLARKQPSVAAHAALIRASGRYYPTLYRLSRRVTRGLRTGNLRNVEKK from the coding sequence ATGACTCCGTGGCCGGAAGTATCCGTGATCGTGCCGTTCCGGAACGCTGCCGCAGACCTTCCAGACGCTTTCACTCAACTCGCGCGTCTCAAAGGGCCAGTGGAGATACTTCTCATCGACGACGCCTCCACCGATAACGGCCTTGAACTCGCCGAATCCTATAGCCGCAACGACCCCCGGACACGTGTGGTCCGCCGGACCACAGCTGGTGGATCAACACGTTCACGCATGGCCGGCGTCGACGCCGCTCGGGGCGATTACATCTGGTTCTGCGACGTCGACGACGAATGGGAAACCGACATCGTCACCACCCTGCTCCACGAAGCCACGTCGCACGACGCCGATCTTGTTGCTTGTCGCGCGGAACGGGTCGAGGCAGATGGTCGCCGATGGATCATGGAAGGTTCGCCCCAAGCACTCAGTGCCTCCGGCCATGAGTTGTCGTCGCTCGTGTGGACTGGGCAACTCCGTGGGTATCTGTGGAACAAACTCATTCGCCGCACCCTCATCCCACCGCTTCAGCGAGAGCCCCTCTCCTCTCAGGACGACTTCCTCATGATCCTCGACATCCTCGAGCACACCCACCGCGTGCGCCTCATCCCCGACATCAAATATCGGTACCTGGAACAAACAGACTCAATAAGTACCGGGGCCACCTTACGGCGAGAGAACATACAACGCTGCCGCAATGAAGCGATGCAACGTCTCCTGCCAGCGCATCCCACACAGCGTGAGCAGCGCAATGCCGACGCGTTCACGCTCTGGTTCTACCTGGTACCGGCGATCGCGACACCAGTGCACCGCGGCTGGGCCAACGAAGACGCCACCGCAGTGCGAAAAGAACTCACCTCACAGATCGTCTGGCGGACCATTCTCCACTTGGCGCGGAAGCAGCCTTCCGTCGCCGCGCATGCGGCACTCATCCGGGCCAGCGGGCGCTACTACCCAACGCTTTACCGTCTGTCGAGAAGGGTGACACGGGGGCTCCGCACCGGTAATCTACGAAATGTGGAGAAAAAGTGA
- a CDS encoding 4'-phosphopantetheinyl transferase family protein, giving the protein MTVVGSVRIRAGHVSEGAPAVGIEQGVAAGMGPARRTEFCSARALAHDALASLGLMAPQGIGQAGTGAPVWPQGVSGSIAHSGDRIAVAVTGTPGMLIGIDLEPVGAVPADVAVSVTTPGELADAHSRSGLPLNSPLLHTLLYVAKESTFKALNMADAEQIWHPRSLPLQLADWEEHHGTFTINNDLQVQGHWWIDNGYVFASTTIGPEA; this is encoded by the coding sequence GTGACCGTGGTTGGATCGGTGCGGATCCGAGCCGGACACGTCTCTGAGGGTGCGCCGGCGGTGGGTATTGAGCAGGGAGTTGCCGCGGGTATGGGGCCGGCCAGGCGCACTGAGTTCTGTTCGGCACGTGCCCTCGCGCATGACGCCCTCGCAAGTCTTGGACTCATGGCGCCACAAGGCATCGGGCAAGCTGGTACGGGTGCACCGGTCTGGCCGCAGGGAGTCTCGGGCAGCATTGCTCACTCCGGCGACCGCATCGCCGTTGCCGTTACCGGCACCCCCGGCATGTTGATCGGCATTGACCTCGAACCGGTCGGTGCCGTACCGGCTGACGTAGCAGTTTCCGTGACCACTCCCGGCGAACTCGCGGACGCGCATTCACGGAGCGGTCTGCCGCTGAACTCTCCGCTCCTGCACACGCTGTTATACGTCGCGAAGGAGAGCACCTTCAAAGCACTGAACATGGCCGACGCCGAGCAGATCTGGCACCCACGAAGTCTTCCTCTCCAACTCGCTGACTGGGAAGAACACCACGGGACATTCACCATCAACAATGACTTGCAGGTGCAGGGCCACTGGTGGATAGATAACGGCTATGTCTTCGCGAGTACCACGATCGGGCCGGAAGCATGA